The genome window TCTAAACCGGAGAAATCCATTAAATAACAgtatacttatataaaaaaaaaaattaaaaaaaaaatactaatctCATCACACGCGCTTTGAGCGTATGATAAAGGCTTtcttttttagccaaaagaaaatattgtgtttttattatatatataatttttattttaagaatttaatttataagtggataaagtaataaaaaatgatatgtttacaatatttttaaaataaatcctaagtgataagttgttactgattgttattgttgagTTAAAAATGTAATATCAatgctaaatttaaatttgaattaataacaactaaccacctataatttattgtaaaaatgttgtggaagagttagagttgcatttttactagattgtcatttagttttttttttttttttttttttttttttgagaaacaaacacacacatggGAGAGGGAAAGGGATTCTAAAAAtgtaagggtatttttgaactaaaaaataagGAATCCAAACAGGAGAAGCtgcttaaataaataaataaaaatcattgaGATGGATGAATACCAAAGTTGAGTAAGCATAATTAATCCTATTTAAGACAAAATCCagccaaaagaaaatttgtaatatttgaattatttggtCTTGTTACTTTGGATTTTCTTGGGATGAAAGCTACTCAACATTCCAGATTGGATCAAGATACCAGATTAATGAACTTTAATATTTCGTTCATATTCAGAAAGATCAATATATATCAGGTAAAGTGCGTCAAGAGTACAAGATTTAAGCGAAAActgagtattaaaaaaatttaaaaaaaaaattaaaaaagaaaaagaaaaagagagagaccaTAGACATCAAAAGGAAAACGAAAtcatattttctcattaaaaagcATAAGAATTACATAATTTCTCTGAGAAGATTGAAGAGAACTAGAATAGAAAAGCATTTACATATTCATCACCTAATTAAAGAAACTCTACTAAATTAAAACCCAGTAGCGTTCGTCACTCATCAGATGAATGACCAAAAGAATGGCACCATTAGACCCTTTTCTTTGTAACCCACATGCCATTGGTTTCACGATGAGGCCTCAAGCGAGAGAGTGGGTATAGAATCTCAACTCCATATGTGTCGAAGAACACATAGTAGTGATTGGAGCCTTGCTTCCCAGAAATCGTGCCGACCCACCAACCATCATTATCATAAGCATCAACCCCATCATATAGAGAAAACCCAGAAGCCGAAACCGTGCGTGGCATGGGCCTGACCTCGTCCGCAGAGACAATCTCAATGAGTGGCTGAGATTCATCGTCTTCTGATACCAAGTTCTTGTAGCGCACGGCATAGGATTGGTTGCCATAGTTGTTGATCACAGTGGCTGCGTAGTAAGAACCCACAAAACCAACTTGCTTGCTGCAAACTTCAACTTCATCACCCCTCAAGATCAACGCCATTCTTGAACCACACACGTACAGAATCACTTCTTGAAATATAGAGAGAACGTTGGAGAAACAGAGAAGTTGagagaattttaattaaatcaaGAATAGTAAGGATTGATGTGAATGGGAATAGACTGGACTGTGGTGGTATTTATAGATTTAATCAAGTCGGTGGTGTTCCCGTTGAGCTTAAGTCGGTTTAGTATTCGGTATTCCTATTGATACAAGGAAACATTCGagtatgttttgttttgtatttttaaaaacggtcccaaaaatgaaagaactctaaaaaaaataaataaataaatttgaatactAAATGAGGGGACTAGAGTGGATCAGTGGACTGGGgtttattcttatatatttaaaaagaaaaagtagagtcggttagttttttttttttttttttttttttgagagtatAGTCGGTTAGTAGATTGTAAGGTGTGAATaatatttgaacttttaatcaaaaatataattagtaaTAATAAAGCATTGGAtacataataaatttcacaaaaattatataaacctataataattttatgtatgtatatatatatatatatatatatatattttgataattaaaaacaattgtaTCAAGAAGAAAGGAGAAACGGCCTAGACTCATTCCAATTACAAAATGTTGCCCAAGAAGTAATGTTATGGGCCAAAAAGTTTTAAGTTCCTCGAAACACAACAAAATTCCCAACTAGAGATGGATTTTAAAGAGACATTTATATTTAACATAACATAGACTAGGAAGTCAGGTGGAGGAACAACTAACAAAAGGGCTAAAAGAGCTACATTAACTTTAATATAACTTTTCCAAGAAGAGGAGTGTGCAAATAGGATTTCATCATTGTCTTTCCTACAAAAAACAGCTACCGTAGAGATGTGTGGTCGGATTGCTACATCAAAATTGATCTTGACCCAGCCTTGAGGAGGGTTTTTGAGAGCTTTTGAATTTAGGCATTTTGATCATCTTCAAAAAgacaatatataattatatcatGTCAATACTGAAGTATACAATATTTAAAACTTGattgaaaaaatagaaactgtagttgcacgattttcctggcccaaattcgtttgatcaggccctggcccaaagcgcaacccacaataaatatttgtagaggatgggtcaaagaacttggtctcagtgagtctgttcggtctgatacatggaaagcattgttacaaaaaaaataaaaacaccagaatggatctctcacgtataagtttgTTTCTTTAGTTTCTCATACAGAAATTTTTGTCCccttctctaagggactccactacattatatagttcccttctcttatctcaaccctacacttgttgactatctaagcacctacttgagtggctgtcccatcagacgccttcatctctccccatgtgagttgcagaggccaaggcggtactgttcaggggtcatttcctcattaatgcggccaagtgggtggttggggcgcaattaatgtggtggtagctctccctgggatattttagattttattcattttatatgttgggaggatgaactgaagtggctggggagagttcctcgtctgggcttcgtgatgtctgAGGAGGAtttactcctcggacatgtttCCCTGGCGTTTATGGgtttgagtaatgcttcatacgtggtttctcttcggataggacgctcctcggacgggcctgagtttggaatagcccattatttctgggccgggccccacattagcccctcaaaactccggtttttatctccctccgaggaggaaaagacggggttttgatattttgggagagggtggaaataaggagagcgtgtGGCGCGCGTGCGGACCGTTACTTCTGACGCGCTGAAATTTACGAGGCGCagccattaacttctggaggcgttatgttccctcatccaacggtgtggcgtagatcgaacggctATCGTTTTCTtccgtatttttaggcaggagcgatcttttctctctcctcctggctatataagacgtcatagggggtcagtttcttcttttatctgcatttcacaAACCTTTAgaggcttccagagaactccatcgaaccccAGAGATACACGGACACTAGCGACCGTTATGCCATTGTAGCcgtttttgtgaagcgtttcgtccatGAGAGATTCCTAGGCGCCTCATTGAACgctttgtgaaggtaccagtacatttcgttcatcttgctgtttcaatttcctcctcggactctactttctttctctgagtctttacttttgttcctc of Quercus lobata isolate SW786 chromosome 8, ValleyOak3.0 Primary Assembly, whole genome shotgun sequence contains these proteins:
- the LOC115956053 gene encoding protein AGENET DOMAIN (AGD)-CONTAINING P1-like translates to MALILRGDEVEVCSKQVGFVGSYYAATVINNYGNQSYAVRYKNLVSEDDESQPLIEIVSADEVRPMPRTVSASGFSLYDGVDAYDNDGWWVGTISGKQGSNHYYVFFDTYGVEILYPLSRLRPHRETNGMWVTKKRV